CATCTTGTTATTAGTCCCCATtcacaatacaaaataaattttgtttACATACAGTTATGGCCAAACTGTGTTTTAACGCTAGCCATACAAACAAGAATAAACTAGTTATTTAGGTATCTACCAGTGTCAGAAGCAGGTTCTCTCGTATGATTATAACATGCACACTACAACtaggtgaataatggatttttcagttcactggccaTTCTGagaaaattcaaaaaaaaattcattttgggttgaactgaacacaaatatttttaaaaaaaatttggtgaatcaaaaagttgaaaagtCAAGTTGAAGCAAAAGGTTTAATTCCAACATGACATTTTTGAATTTGGGGAATCTgtcaaaagcaaagaagaaatcaTGAAATGCCgggtggaggttggggggagGATGACCACCTCAATTATCTTTAGCCCAGTGGTGTgagacctgagttcagttccccctctgtcaAATGTGGAAAAGGAATTTGAATAGGTCTCCCTGCACTGCAGCAAAGTGCCCTACCCATCCGgatatagagtcattctcacttacATTCAATGTCTTTATGAATGACTATGAACTGCCACTTTGAATGTCAATGAAGAGTCACTGGACTAGGAATAAAGTGAAAATGACTTGATAGTCTGGTTGTTAGTGCGCTCACCTAGCATGTTGACCCAAGCTGAAGTCCCAGCTCTAacaactatttaattatttatatacagAACAGCTTTCACAGGCAAAACAGAGAAAGCCCCACACCAGAATATCCCCTAGCCCAGTGGGTAGGGCCGTCTCCTGCAATGTGTGAGACCCATGTTCAATTCTTTCTTCCTCATCAGGCAGAGAGCGGAACTGAACTGGAGCCTCCCATATCCCAGAAGAGTAGGTGTGTCAGGGCCAGATCTGAAAAAACCTGACCCTCTGGGTTGAGCATGCTGACAAGTTGCAATACCTCCCACTTTGCAGCACACTCAGAGCAGCGaggtgggggcagctggcagagtggGACACGCAGGCACCACCATGGGCACGAggtggccagagaggaggagtCGGGAGTGGGAAACTCCTACCAGGCCGAGCCCTAAGAACAAGGTGGTGGCGGTGATGATGCAGGTGGGGATTGGTTCAGGAGGTCCGTTCTGAAAAAGACTTGACACTTTCAGGTCAGCTGTGCTCAGCTTGGGTTCTGGTCCAGTCAGGTCTTATCAGTAGGCCTGAGCAGCCCTCCCCAGGACAGTACCCTAACTAATGGGCTAAAGCCTGTAAAAGGGAGGTCCTCCCCGGCCTCTGCACACTAGACAAATGGccaaattcaaaacattttgagttaGGTCACTGGCATTTTCAGATTGTATTCAGCAAATGCAAGAGAAATTCGTGAATGGCTCTGGGGTGattaaagctgcatttttcagcaaataaactatttgctgAAACAATTTCACCCAGTTTGAAGCACACGAGCAAGGTGGGGAAAAAACTGTCTTCTACCATGGTTTGACCACAGCCGCAGCTCAACATGATTACTTCTGTAGTGCAAAGAGGGACTTAAGGTAGATCAGCAAGGGAACTAGAGCACCAAAAAGTCACATCAAAatgttaccaccaccaccacaaagaaAGAGGGCCttattttgctctcatttacaccaggatGTAAAACTGGCATAAGCCACAATGGAATTATGCCAGAAAACTCCACCTGGACATTTGTGAGTCAGAAATCTAGGAAATCAGATATCTATTTAGTATGTGGGTGCTGTATGTAGGTATATAAGGTAGGAACCATGGAAATACTGCTTTATAGTGTATGCCTTGGACTGTAAAGGTCAGCAAAGTAATACCATGGCACCTCCTCCCCAAATGCTCCCACTAAAACAAAGAGGAGTCGAGCACACATGGGGAGAGGTGAACGCAACCTGCCGGCTGGTAGAAGCAGGATTAGGATGGGTTGTTTGGGACCATCCCGTAGGCTTCATACAGCTTACTGAGAAGCTCGTTCTTTTCTTTCTCAGGCAGGAAGCTGGACTTAGCTGCGTTGATGTTCtgggaagaaaagaagaaagactgAGATAGCTGGGTAATACCCACAAGTGTGAGTGTGGGGTTGTACGTGCACAAATCTTTGTGCATCAGTGAGTGAGAGCGAGTTGGTGTAAGTCAAATGACACTTTTGTTAGCACTGCTACTCTTGAGCTCTTTTCAGCAGCCTCAGTTTTCAAAGGAACCTGCTCCTACTCAGGATTTGTGATGGGCTTAAAAAAAAGCAGGAGATAAACAATGTGTCTTAAATTCCTTTATCGGGTTCCAGGATGTGCAgttcaggggcctgatccaaagcctattaaagtcaagggaaagactctcattgacttcaatgagttttggatcaggccctgcctgATATGCTGCTGTTGTAACAAAGTTCACTACTGGCTTCCCTTAACAATTTACAAAAACGTCTCTCTCCCCTTAATTTATAAGCTTCCTTTCATTAAACAGAAAGGAACAGCTCGTCTTCTGCAGGAGCCTGCAGCAAAACCGCCCATGGATTTAACGGTATAAAGATCAGAACTTTCTACAGCTGGAAGGAAGAACTAACGCATAAGTCTACTCTCCAGGAAGACAGACGCTTGCTCCTTAAATGAGTCCCCTGATACAGGCCCAGTGCTTTCTCCTGCACAGCTGCATTCTGCAAATTCATCTTCGACACACAGAAAGGAAATCAACTGGTTTCCAAGATATGGTAGGATGCATGAATGCCTGGACAGTACATATCTCCTTTCAACCCAGTGCACATCTAACGGTGAAACAGGAAAGCATCAGAGGTTACCCATAAAGAAGTGAAACTCTATCAgactagtttcagagtggtagccgtgttagtctgtatcagcaaaaacaataaggagtccttagtctataaggtgccacaaggacccctcACTGTTTTTGTTCTATCAGACTATTTTTCTGTCCCTTTATCTTAGGTACAAGGCAGATGAAAAACAGAATTAGCAGCTTTTCAGGACACTGCTCATGCCAATCTGCATGCAAATATGACAGACACCATGTGACCCTATAAGTAATGGCAAAAGCAAATGGCCCCTTTGTAACCAAATGGTTTGCTGCATAACAGTTACATTGGGCTAACTGCAGGCTCCCATTgaacacacacatgtacacattTTTGCACATGTGATCACAGTCAAATACACAGGGAAGGGCAGCGAGCGACCTGCGACCAGCATCCCCACCTTCTGTTGCTCAATTCCAGTCTGAGGAACTATTCAGGGAACAAATTTTCATCTTGACTCATCCTTAGTAAAGTTCCATGCAGCAAGCTAGTCAAGTGTGCCGCATCTTTGCAGATCATCCTGGTCTAAACACCCATAGAACTTATACTCTGTTTTCGGCATTCATTCCAGATGGCCATTTGTATGCGTCATGATGACTCAGTGCTGGCCagcgcccctccacccccaccagctgACGCGGACTCAGAAAAAACCCTATCTTCACACTGCTGTTGTGCCCCCACATAATTCAGCTTTTTCTCCCCACAGTTTTAACTCCGCTGAACTCTCTTCCGGTTTCatgtttaaaaatgagatttatcTGAGAAAAAAAATGGATCATGTTAGGCTCCAACACGTGGCTTTGCACAGAACATCCCAAGACAACTTACCACTCTCTTGAACTCCTCTTCAGTGAAGTCCAGGAACTGCTTAGCTATTTTGTAATCAGTCTCAATTGCAGAATGAAAAATGAGCGGGTCATCAGAGTTCAGGGAGTAATTGGCTTTATCATTCATAAACCTGGGAAAACAGAATTTAAAGTGGGACAAATATTAGAGTTCGCATAGTTTGTGTTTTTCCAAGTGTAAAATACACTAAAAACCCCACAGCTTTCCACCAAGTTTGGCTATTTGTATCCAGCTAAATAAACAAATTCCTATCAAAGCTGTAGTTTGCATTGCAAACTTCACATTGCTATTCCCACCCTACTTTTTAAATGCAACAACAAATCATTTGTTGGACGGATGTTCAAAGTGTCTGACCCCTCTACCCACTCCAGAGCCAGACAGCAATGCACTGCAATCCAGGGCTTAGCCCCTTGTCAGctcaaagcaggggcctgagGCGGGCAGAAAGCTCTCTCTAAGGATAAAAATCTATCAGCATATTTGTTACAGTGCCTCTGAACTGGTCCCTTAGCTGATGCACAATACTCTGACAAGTGGTTAGGACTTGCTTCTCACGTGAAGTAATAAAGCAGTTATACATAAGTGAAGTCTGAGTTAGTTActtgaaaataatatatttaaacgTCTTACTGAATTACTGGGTGTTTCCCAAAATCTGGATCACATGCTCCGGTGAGGATACTGGACCAAGGACAGGCCTATATGTGTACGGAAAAAAAAGGCAGAGTCAGTCTCTTCCATAATACTGCTGCACACAGATTCcaaagctctccaggcaggagCTGGGCCTGAAAAGCACCATTTACATTTACAGCTCTGTGAAAACAATAATGATCATTAAATCTCAGTCTCCGCAACAAGTATTTACCCCCATGCCTGCTGGATATAAACATTTTTGAGCTCTTTTATTTTCCGGCTATGTGTTTCTGCCCGAGCACAGAAGCCCCTGTCATTCCCATCCCacctctcccttccaccccaccGCAGCCATTCTCGTAGAACAGCTCACATCAGAGGGAGCAGTGACCTATGACTGCCATATATAAAGAAAAGCCTGGCTAGGAAAGTGACCACAGCCATCTGCTCAGGACGCTTTTACAGCAGACCCTCGGAGTTAcagacacctcaggaatggagattacctgtaactctgaaatgtccataactctgaacaagaccTTAGGGACTTCAACCACtggtggggttggggctgcagcctCAAGGAAGGGGGTTttaaggctctgtgtgtgtgtgtgtgggggggatttgaAGGGTCAGGGCTTCTGACCCttgggagcaccagggctcagaACTTTAGATTTGGGGAGAACGCTGGGGCTCCAGTTCCCTGGCTCCGCTCCCGGTTTCAGCCTTGCAGGGGGtgcctgggctcagggcttcagccctgcagctctgttcccggcttctgccctgcagggggtgcCAGGGCTCCCCATGGCTCCGTTCCCCATTTCAGCAGGGCAGCGGGCGCTGGGGCTCTAGCTCCagggggagtgctggggctgaTGCCAGGAAAggagccatggggctgaagccctgagccctggtgctcccaaGAGTCAGAAGCCCTGATAcccaccccctgcctggagccctgaccccccctcaCCCTGCGGCTGCAGCCCTAATCATCCGCCCCcgggctgaagccccgagtccTAGGGCTAAAGTGAGTCAGTAAAGTATTTGCTTTTTGTGCATgcgtgtctctgctgctgcctgattacttCCGGTTCCAAAGGGTGTCCGGTTGGCCAGTGAGCCCGTAACTCTGCTgtttgtatctttgaggttctactgtactagtTAGTATACACTAAGGGCCCAGACTGGGTTTTGTTCTTTTGCACATCTGAGGAAGACATGCTCCCAAAGCTGGGACCTTTTAGAACCACCAGGTTCTTCAACATCTCACCTGCCACCACTCTCCCGCCTGTGACTCCTGTGAGCCTAACACCATGGCCACTCATCCTCTGCCTGGGAAGGGGTAAAGGCATCCTTCTACTCAGAGAGCCGGTGCTGTTCCAAGCACCCACTGAAGATGGACTAAATAATACAGGCTCCTTTTCCCCAAGGCTGAGCATGACGTGACCTCTGGCACTCAGCACAAAGAAGGATCCAGACTTGTATCCCCTTGGTGACATCGCATTTCTGCTCAACAGCCCAGTTAGCAACATGCTGGAGCCTTGTATGTCTGGTTTCCACGAAGCACCTCAGCTAAATTCAAACTGTGGTGTGGAGAGCGGATTTCACTCTAAACGCTGTTAGCACTTGGACTCCAGGTGGCAGCAATTTCACCCCTATAGTAAAGGCATTTAAGTCCATGTTCATTGTTCAAAATGCTGACTTGTCATGCAACCCAAGAgctgatccctcactctcagacGGAACAAGATGATCGTTACACAACTGCCACCCCTGCAGAATTAGTCATTACCTCAAAATGCATCTTCCTACCCAACAGCTCCCTATAAAGGGCTGGGTCTTCCAGGACATGGTAGCCGTGGCCAATCCGCTCGGTCTTCAGAACATTGATTGCCTGTAGAGAATAGAAAACATGTAAAGTCTCTCTTAGCTCTGTGCAAGGGCCTGACTCCTACTCCCCAGAGGATCAGGCAAGCTCACAGGAGCTCCTGAGCCCTCCAAGCCCCAAACCAGGACTCCAATCCACTCCTGCATGCAGGACATGGGGGCCCTGTCCTAGGAGAGCCTGCTCCTTCCAAGTGCTATATGAGGCTCAATCTCTGGCTCCCTCTTTGTATGATGCACAGACTCTGCTCCCTTAGAGCAATGGGGGGATTTGGCTCCAAGGGGCTACTGAGTGATGGGCCAGGATTTGGCGCTAGCTACCTTTGTCCCCTGCATTACAATACAGAGTATTTTGCAGCTCTGCTGTAACTTATTCCACTGCCCTGCGCTGGGGTTTCTTACCTCCTTGATGACAGACGGTGCCCCAACCTCCCCAGCGTGGACAGTGCGATGAATGCCACATCTTTCAGCTTCCTGGAAAAGCCCACATGAAGCAAAGAGTGAAAACGCTGCTgtgggtttggggaggcacagaggcggggcaggtgggggaagggatgtgaACAAACTATTAGGACAGCAACCACACCACTGACTACTCTCTGCCTTCAAGCCAGAGCGAATGCTTTCAACAGACCATTAGGCTGAGAGCTCCAACCCCAGGAGTAACGACTGTGGAGCAACACAATCAAAATAAGAAGAAAATCAATTATCAATCTCAGACAGCGTAGGAGCTGGGTAGGTGAGTGTCTGGGAAGCCCAGCCAGCACACTAGGGAATGAAAGCAAATTCATTCCCTAGTGCTGGGTATGTGTAGCTATGAATGATGTTctcaaataacattttttttttttttttaaaaacagatcatTGACTCTGAGAAGGCAACGATGTAGGAGTTAAGGCTGGGCTAGCAGGCCAGCTGCCAGTTATTCATAGCCCACATGCAGCGAGTTCGgtgagtctcagtccagtcccTGATGTCCACATCACACAAACACCCCAACAACTACCGTACAACTGTCTCtcttgctggcagtctcagcagacaggCCAAGGACTCACTGAGCCATGGAGATGGTCCTCCCCGCGAGGCACGCTGGCTAAGGtgacatggcggggggggggggagttctcaCTGCTGTGACCTGTGCCTTACCTGTTCAGGGCCTGCTGTCTAGGGGGGCTCTCAGCCTGGCACCTTTCATCCGTGACAAAACAGGATTCTATGAATCTGGGAAATCCCAAACCCCAAAGTCCTGGGCATGTGAATGGGCACTGAGCAGATGTTATAGGGATCTTACCAGAGGCAGCATGCACGTGCACACACCCCCTTCAGGAGGTTGCTGTTTTGTATTACTGAATTTTTCAGGTGCTTTGTGAATTTTCCACTTAGTTTGCAGCCACTGCATATCCAGGCTCTGCTCTGAACTACTGGGTAAGACACGGTTCCGCTTGGTATGTTAATACGAAAAGCCCTAGATGAGTCTACTAAAAACTAAATCGAGACTCCCTGTGTCTGCACTGATAGCTTTGTTTTAACACACACTTGTCACATGTCCTGCACAGAATAGGGACTCAGACAGTTACCCCGAAGGCTGACCATTCAGTCAGGGCTAAGCTTACCAGTCTTTCCCTTCACACTGGCCTTTCATTTGTGTCAGAAACTGCTAATCTGGGGAGTTCCGAGGATGAACAGATtaatccaacccccctctccccccaatatCTATGGAATGATCcagagggctttggattgggcTTTGAACTGTCAGAGTGCAACTCTTCTCCTACTGATCCCGAAGACTGATTAAGTAagagttaatgagagttttgccattgacttcaatgaagcatGACAAGGCCTTCAGGTTAGGGCTCCGAGCAACGAGTTTGACAGAACCCAGAGTCAACAATTTAAAAGACAGAAGATTCCAAGCTCtggcaaaactcctgctgaagtctatgggagcttTGACTGTGTCAGAACTGCAGGAGGTGGCTCTGAAGCCAGAGGTCTTAAAGATAAACAAAGATTTGATTTAAACACTATTTTGTTTCCAACGTGTGTTAAATGCACAGGCCAGCTCTTGGGGCACTCACGCCCAGAGCGAGTCTCTCTGCCTGCCCAATTCCCATCATTTTGCCAGCTCGCTTTACCAAGGTCACGTGCATGAAGCAAATTAACCTGATCTGCAGCTTGCAGGAGGATTTTTCAGAGAAAACAACTATGTTTATTTCCTCTAACGTCTGTGATCAAAGAGTGGCACGGTATGGGGGTCAGGGGTGGCGTACTGCACAGAGACAATAGCAGAGCAACTGGTTCTGCTGCTTTCCAAGATTCTACCTCCAACCCCACATGGCACCTTCCATTCCATCAGTTCCAGTTACTAGCTCTTAATGAAAGAGCAGATGTGTCTGCTTGCTTTTATTGTTCATTTATGTATCCTTCTTTGGTGCACTATACAGATTAGAAAACAGCGAGATGGGCAGGAATTtctgtgggtgtgggggtgtgcaATGGGGAAGCCAGAAATCTCTCCCACACCTCcattctcagggtatgtctacaccacaatcaCAGGTGCAACTggagcttgggtagacatacggGAGTagatttaatctagctagctctggttccagagcagtgaagctgcagcagtgcatgctTCAGTGTGGGGTAGCTGCCCAAGAATTACACAGGGTTACAGACAGGTCTGCACAGAAGCACGTGCTCTCACACCTTCACTGCTCTACGATCAGAGATAGCTGGATTAAAGcttagctcaggtatgtctacatgaacTGCAATCACACCCCTCGATTGTCCCCTCCAAACAGCCTCCTCTGACTCTAAATAACCCAGAACTTCCCAACCAAGGAGATAATTCATTCCTCTCTGCATACTTCTTTGGTTTATAACATCACTCACCTAGGACTTTAGCATGAGCTAATTATCTAGAGTCACAGCTTCAAGATCTTTACATGGCTTCCCATGATCTCCCCACAACCTACTGCAGGCAAGTCACATACAGAACTCTCCCTACTACCCCCAATTGTAGTGAGAGTCATTGActtctcccagccagagcttAAATGGCAACACAACTGAAAACTGGGAACACCAGTGCAAAGGCAGACATCGAATCCCTTCATCATAAGCCTCTCATTTCATAAGTCATATTATCCATGTTACTGTTGATGTGTGAAGCTCCAGTATGAGGGCAATTTAGAAAGAGAGCATTCTACTTTCATGCTGGCTGAGAAAGCCTGACAAATTGGAGCTTTTGTTCCTTCCGTGTTTCTCTGAGTCTGAATGAGACGCTGGCTTTCAGACAAGAACAATTCAAATCCTTTTGGTTGAGAAATTTGGACTTTGAGACCCCACGCATAGGCAAGCTAGATATTAATTGGTTTTCCATCTCGTTTTATTTGCCTTTAAACTACCTGGGACGTGTAGTTTAACGTGAAAAGCAACTAATTGATTCATCTTGTATAATGCAAGTATAACAGTTGCACAAGATGAAGGTACAGCTGCTTGATTAGTGCTCATGACAAGGAACTTCAGCATGTTAGAAAGGATAAGAAACTGCTACGCAAGTAATATCTTATCAATAAGTGCTCAATGGAAAGATGATAGCAAGTGAGATACTGCATGGATTTCAAAAATGGCACTGGGCATTTATGCAAGGAGACACCGATTATGAAAGTACAGAAGTTCAGGGCCATGCAAAACAAAGTATATTTCTTCCATACTCTTCCCCTTGCTCTCAAGTTTTTGCTTTCACATTAGGACATTTGTAATGATTCCCATGACAACCACAGATGGCAGTCGGACTGTTAACTACAACAGTATACCCCTGAGATATCCCTGATTCTACCTCAACCAATCACCTGACACCCAGCACGATTTTTAAATCCAGTGTCCTCTGAGGCTGGGttcctgagcaccctcagctcccactgacctatGCCAATCACGTAACTTCTTAAAATACAAACACCCCTAGAGTCCTAAAATCCTTATATACAGATGGGAGATATTTGCATGGGGCTTCCTTTTTAAGCTACAGTAAAGTAACACTGTCTAGTTAAAAAgaatacatttcaggaaagaaatCTCCTCCAATACCATCATCTTAGTTTattacaatggaaaaaaaatttgaaCATATGTTTACACTGTTTATCTGATTGATTTAGTTTTTGCATTTTACTCAGCTGGAGACAGTGAAGAGGGACTAGCCAGTTTCATGTCTGGTATGGAGTTCTGATCCTGTAAAACAACGTAAGCAGGTAGCCCTATGCAGTCCTTGGAGCAGTCATGCAGATTTGAATGCATGATCATTTTACCACCAATTTCACTTTGTGGCTCTGTGCACTAGCTCAGTGCTGCAGAACCAAGGCTGTGAACGCAGCTGggacacatttaaataaaaacatctctTTATACTTAAATTATGTATATGCTCTATTAgcaatttaaaaaccaaattaaAAGTAATATTTCTACTATGCCAATAAAACACTTCTAGTAATTTTAAGACATGTATAAGTCTTACAGGCCACTTTGGATCTGAACTACTTGCCAGATCCCCTTTGTACTGTGCGGTTTTCTGCACTAACCAGAAAGAATTTGATACAAGATTTTTCGAGAAGCTCATTGAACAAACCTCATAAGCCTTCCTATGCTCTGGGAAGGTCTCAGACACCAACTCATCCCCAGCCAGGTCTATGGCTACCACCGTATTGTTCTGGTATTTCTTACACAGCTCTACCACCTCCAATGACCAGCCtggaaagaagagcagcaggatttaagaaaaacatcccTGAGCTCTTGTCTAAACAGATGTGGTTGTTCACATGAATATAAAAATTTAGTTCATTTGCCTTCTGGGATTTTTCCCTGAGTTTGAAGCCctaaaaaagcaacaaaacccTAGAGCCAGATTTACAGACCAGAGTCACAGCCCCACTAACAAGTGAGCTCACTGCCTGTAAAGTTGGTAGGCATGACAGGTTTTAGCCCTGGTTATTAGGCCTTCCAAGGGGGAGCCCTTCATTATCATTACAGCCCTTGACAAGAGCAAAACTCCATGAGTCAGTCCCAGTAGATTGTATTACGTTGTGACTTTGCACTTTAGAATGTATGTGCCTGACTACATGGTATGGGAAGAACTCCCAGCTCCAAGCCCCTGCTTTCTCATTATCACAGTATCCATAGAATGCTTCGCTTCGCAGGGCAATGCTTTGTGCAGAGCTGAAAGCAGAAGGGGCTTTTCTAGTAACAGGAATCAAGAGGGGAccatggctgggctgtggggaggagggggttcggGCTGGGGGCACGGCTGGGCTCTGGATGGTGGGAGGGATTGTAGGTGTCTGGTACTCTTGATtgggctctgggggcggggggaagggagcagagaaacaggaactgggtgtCATAGggttttctttaactctctaatcctgggggaatttttgtgtttgtctgtattgttacagacatacttgctgacaggtattttgaaataagttaccaaaataattgaaactggtatgattatgtagtgttattttgacaaataaaatttgcagaattttaaaatattgtgcacagaatttaattttttagtGCAGAGtgcccccaggagtataaaatgcagacaggcacctagtgggattttcaaaaatgttcaggcACCTTTcgaaatcccactaggcaccagGCTGCATTTTCAGGCACctacatacatttaaaattttgGCTTTTAGTGAACGTGGCTTAGCGTATTTCACCTGTTTTTTGGACCTGGTCCTGCATAGAGTATGGAAACAACAGGTTATTTAGTTAGCCCTCATCATAACCAGACAACGGAAGTGCAGTCATTATATAATTGTTCTCCTTGCCCATGGAATGTTTCCAACTTGAGCATCTACTCTGCAGCTTTACCTGAAGTACTGGCAGGTACCTTTGTTACTGCTTTTAactgctgatcatttttgttCTGCACTGTGCTTTGG
This portion of the Chelonia mydas isolate rCheMyd1 chromosome 13, rCheMyd1.pri.v2, whole genome shotgun sequence genome encodes:
- the LOC102931106 gene encoding adenosine deaminase isoform X1; the protein is MERSTGQRAPVFDLPKVELHVHLDGAIKPETILYFGKKRGIPLPGDTVEDLLQHVSYTEPLTLTQFLEKFALYMPAIAGDRDAVRRIAYEFVEMKAKEGVIYVEVRYSPHLLANCKVHPVPWGQEEGDLTPDEVVHLVNQGLQDGERNFNIKARSILCCMRHMPSWSLEVVELCKKYQNNTVVAIDLAGDELVSETFPEHRKAYEEAERCGIHRTVHAGEVGAPSVIKEAINVLKTERIGHGYHVLEDPALYRELLGRKMHFEACPWSSILTGACDPDFGKHPVIQFMNDKANYSLNSDDPLIFHSAIETDYKIAKQFLDFTEEEFKRVNINAAKSSFLPEKEKNELLSKLYEAYGMVPNNPS
- the LOC102931106 gene encoding adenosine deaminase isoform X3, whose protein sequence is MERSTGQRAPVFDLPKVELHVHLDGAIKPETILYFGKGDRDAVRRIAYEFVEMKAKEGVIYVEVRYSPHLLANCKVHPVPWGQEEGDLTPDEVVHLVNQGLQDGERNFNIKARSILCCMRHMPSWSLEVVELCKKYQNNTVVAIDLAGDELVSETFPEHRKAYEEAERCGIHRTVHAGEVGAPSVIKEAINVLKTERIGHGYHVLEDPALYRELLGRKMHFEACPWSSILTGACDPDFGKHPVIQFMNDKANYSLNSDDPLIFHSAIETDYKIAKQFLDFTEEEFKRVNINAAKSSFLPEKEKNELLSKLYEAYGMVPNNPS